From a single Klebsiella africana genomic region:
- a CDS encoding thermonuclease family protein yields MINIRTTRLAIFPLAVILLYSPLTSIAKTFSAKVVRVIDGDTVQAYDGTTNTRIRLYGIDAPESKQAFGQKAKQTMIQLVANQVVNIQDHGQDVYGRMLGTIYLNNNDVNAIMVANGMAWAYRYQGRLIVPEYGPLEQNARNEGKGLWSDPHSIEPRQWRKANN; encoded by the coding sequence ATGATAAACATCCGGACAACTAGATTAGCCATTTTTCCACTGGCTGTTATCCTTTTATATTCCCCACTAACTTCAATTGCCAAAACTTTCTCGGCGAAAGTGGTGCGTGTTATTGATGGTGATACAGTCCAGGCTTATGACGGTACAACAAATACAAGAATACGGCTCTATGGGATTGATGCCCCTGAAAGCAAGCAAGCCTTCGGGCAGAAGGCAAAGCAAACAATGATTCAGTTAGTAGCAAATCAGGTTGTTAATATTCAGGACCATGGGCAGGACGTCTATGGCCGTATGCTTGGCACAATCTATCTTAACAACAACGATGTTAACGCCATCATGGTCGCAAACGGTATGGCCTGGGCATATCGCTATCAGGGGAGGTTGATTGTTCCTGAATATGGACCTCTTGAACAAAACGCTCGAAATGAAGGGAAAGGTCTGTGGTCTGATCCGCACTCTATTGAACCACGTCAATGGCGAAAAGCGAATAATTAA
- a CDS encoding DUF1173 family protein, producing MSTVNDVIVSYGGDSKRYSRDFQTKEEFKKSWYAVLSRAHASVEAKVSCACKGKGQKSLAVKYHSGGDTYFLARYPNTGSQHSPDCIFFTLDKDNSGLKCYTQGVVKDLKDGGYGIRLDVALASSDSESTSIVPVDNRNKSGGVSQNSMSLLGLLQFLWDDSGLNRWYPKMAGKRNPGKVFNLITHSAEKIKVASHPLSMHLLAGAYPSTPQETKNIKMTSEALMNKERLICLNVLSKYNPERHSNASKRLPIKFFSGVPVVLMNTDNWASLEKRFSSEIANWRSGGNVICMAIGDLGKFKGKDTYYLKPLQIALMNVDENWIPADSSYELTMLNYLHKHERSFIKPLRYDASNNDVFPDFCLTDIGGHELFPIEVFGMDTASYLARKAIKESYYNERYGKDGWASWVAPAGPLPHLPDKGCS from the coding sequence ATGTCTACTGTTAATGATGTGATTGTATCTTATGGAGGTGACAGTAAAAGGTATTCAAGAGACTTCCAGACAAAAGAAGAATTTAAAAAGAGCTGGTACGCCGTTTTGTCACGGGCGCATGCTTCGGTAGAAGCGAAGGTAAGCTGTGCCTGTAAAGGAAAAGGACAAAAATCACTTGCCGTAAAATATCACTCAGGCGGTGATACTTATTTCCTGGCACGGTACCCGAACACAGGTAGTCAACATTCACCTGACTGTATTTTCTTTACGCTTGATAAAGACAATTCAGGTCTAAAATGCTATACACAAGGTGTCGTCAAAGACCTTAAAGATGGAGGCTACGGAATTAGGTTAGACGTGGCATTAGCCTCATCTGACTCGGAGTCTACCTCGATCGTACCGGTTGATAACAGGAATAAATCAGGTGGTGTTTCTCAGAATAGCATGTCATTGCTGGGTCTTCTCCAGTTCCTGTGGGATGACAGCGGTCTGAATCGTTGGTATCCGAAAATGGCCGGGAAACGTAATCCTGGCAAGGTGTTCAACCTTATAACCCACTCTGCGGAAAAAATTAAAGTCGCATCACATCCACTGTCCATGCATTTACTTGCAGGTGCATATCCTTCGACACCACAGGAGACAAAAAACATAAAAATGACATCAGAGGCGCTGATGAATAAAGAGCGTCTGATTTGCCTCAATGTACTTTCTAAATATAACCCTGAAAGACACTCGAATGCATCAAAACGACTTCCGATAAAGTTTTTTTCAGGTGTTCCAGTTGTGCTGATGAATACTGATAATTGGGCATCACTGGAGAAGAGATTCAGCTCTGAAATAGCAAACTGGCGTTCTGGAGGTAACGTAATCTGTATGGCTATAGGGGATTTGGGTAAATTTAAGGGGAAAGATACATACTATCTTAAACCACTTCAGATAGCATTGATGAATGTTGATGAAAACTGGATCCCGGCAGACTCGAGTTATGAGCTGACTATGCTAAATTATCTTCATAAGCATGAGCGGTCATTTATCAAACCCCTGAGATATGATGCGTCTAATAATGATGTTTTCCCAGATTTTTGTCTGACGGATATTGGGGGGCATGAACTGTTTCCTATTGAGGTATTTGGTATGGATACAGCTTCATATTTGGCGCGTAAGGCGATCAAAGAAAGTTACTACAATGAACGATATGGAAAGGATGGTTGGGCATCATGGGTTGCCCCGGCTGGCCCCCTACCCCATTTGCCCGATAAGGGCTGCAGTTAA
- a CDS encoding plasmid SOS inhibition protein A has product MISTTLVPINPFQRCAMASIASVENRRALGRKTGELAYVKAFFKELTGKSQITANDLRKVDASYDPFVRGEATKFEYLRAIDILIESRGERFILPLSWSLAVSMFPVLQNRDLQRREHRDRIHDQRVERLTKKESNLLNYQLEINVAKSRLYLSFCVPGQHKRWLEEWRNDIHGQGLTTNDIYLLINDWWSSFWITSYRKDYIWCYTLADLLDEIDYVLSTITIMEFNVCFSALPLSLIYKAR; this is encoded by the coding sequence ATGATATCCACCACGCTTGTCCCGATTAACCCTTTCCAGCGATGTGCAATGGCTTCTATTGCTTCTGTGGAGAATCGCAGAGCTTTGGGACGGAAAACAGGAGAGCTGGCCTACGTCAAAGCCTTTTTTAAAGAGCTTACAGGTAAATCTCAAATTACCGCGAATGACTTGAGAAAAGTCGATGCGAGTTACGATCCATTTGTTCGTGGAGAAGCAACAAAATTTGAGTACCTTCGTGCTATCGATATTCTGATTGAATCCCGTGGAGAGCGTTTTATTCTCCCTCTTTCCTGGTCTCTGGCAGTTTCCATGTTTCCAGTGTTACAGAACCGGGATTTACAGCGCCGCGAACACCGTGACCGGATTCATGATCAAAGGGTGGAACGCCTGACAAAGAAAGAATCTAACCTATTGAATTATCAACTTGAAATCAACGTTGCAAAATCCAGACTTTACCTGTCTTTCTGTGTTCCAGGTCAACATAAACGCTGGTTAGAGGAGTGGCGAAACGATATCCATGGACAAGGACTTACAACGAATGATATTTACCTGCTGATTAACGACTGGTGGTCATCATTCTGGATCACTTCATACAGAAAGGACTATATCTGGTGTTACACACTGGCTGATTTGCTGGACGAGATTGATTATGTTCTTAGCACTATTACAATTATGGAGTTTAACGTCTGTTTTTCGGCACTACCATTATCCCTTATATATAAAGCTAGATAG
- a CDS encoding H-NS family histone-like protein, whose protein sequence is MSETLQVLNNIRTLRAQARELPLEVLEEVLEKFTIVVAERSEEEKAAEAANRERLEKLSHYREMMIADGINPSELMDAAVNIKVRKKREPRPAKYAYIDDAGEQKTWTGQGRTPAPIKAQLDAGKTLEDFLI, encoded by the coding sequence ATGAGCGAGACATTACAGGTTCTCAATAACATCCGTACGCTTCGCGCTCAGGCACGAGAGCTACCATTAGAAGTGCTTGAAGAAGTATTAGAAAAGTTCACTATTGTCGTCGCTGAACGCAGTGAAGAAGAAAAGGCGGCCGAAGCGGCTAACCGTGAGCGTTTAGAAAAACTCTCTCATTACCGGGAAATGATGATCGCTGATGGTATAAATCCGAGCGAACTGATGGACGCGGCCGTCAACATTAAAGTACGCAAAAAACGTGAACCTCGTCCTGCGAAATATGCTTACATAGACGATGCCGGTGAGCAAAAAACCTGGACAGGTCAGGGACGTACTCCGGCACCAATTAAAGCTCAGCTGGATGCAGGAAAAACTCTCGAAGATTTCCTCATCTAA